From Shewanella yunxiaonensis, the proteins below share one genomic window:
- the cybH gene encoding Ni/Fe-hydrogenase, b-type cytochrome subunit produces the protein MTTTNVAYKQEKIFSAAIRVFHWLRALSIVALVATGFYIAWPYVIGADSTDVLVQGWIRFGHLIFGFTLCAITGSRAYLFFFSKSDIERRSFKDVMSPKSWLAQIKSYLWMGHLDKAGVYGPLQFMTYFAVSVLAAFMCITGLVLYANVYHQGLGGALWSTASWITEAMGGLAMVRIWHHDITWCFIIFLVIHIYMAVWYGIRFKHNAVDAIVSGYDYHPEKN, from the coding sequence ATGACAACTACAAACGTGGCGTATAAGCAGGAAAAAATCTTTAGTGCCGCAATCCGTGTATTTCACTGGTTAAGAGCGTTGTCTATCGTGGCGCTGGTAGCAACCGGATTTTATATCGCTTGGCCCTATGTCATTGGTGCCGACTCAACGGACGTATTGGTACAAGGCTGGATCCGTTTTGGGCACTTGATTTTCGGTTTTACCTTGTGTGCGATAACCGGTTCACGAGCTTATCTGTTCTTTTTCAGTAAAAGTGACATTGAACGGCGTTCGTTTAAGGATGTGATGAGTCCAAAAAGCTGGCTCGCCCAGATCAAATCCTATTTATGGATGGGACATCTGGACAAAGCCGGAGTCTATGGACCATTACAGTTTATGACATACTTTGCGGTTTCAGTGTTAGCCGCGTTTATGTGCATCACTGGTCTAGTGCTTTACGCCAACGTTTATCACCAGGGACTAGGTGGCGCATTATGGAGTACTGCCAGTTGGATTACGGAAGCTATGGGTGGTTTGGCTATGGTGCGCATCTGGCATCATGACATCACCTGGTGTTTCATTATTTTTCTAGTAATCCACATCTACATGGCGGTTTGGTACGGCATCCGTTTCAAACATAATGCGGTAGACGCCATCGTCTCTGGATATGATTATCACCCAGAGAAAAATTGA
- the cybH gene encoding Ni/Fe-hydrogenase, b-type cytochrome subunit, with protein sequence MAASIAYKQVKIFSAAIRIFHWLRALAIVMLVATGLYISWPYVVGADSTDVLVQGWIRFAHLIFGFVLCAVTLARAYLFFFSKSDIERRSFKDVMSFRSWIAQIKSYLWMGHLDKAGIYGPLQFMTYFAISIVAALICVTGLILYANVYHEGLGGALWSTASWLTEALGGLAMVRIWHHYMTWVFIIFVVIHVYMAVWYGIRFKHNAVDAIVSGYDYRPEKH encoded by the coding sequence ATGGCAGCAAGTATTGCCTATAAACAGGTAAAGATCTTTAGTGCCGCAATACGTATCTTTCACTGGCTCAGAGCGCTGGCGATTGTAATGCTGGTGGCAACCGGTCTTTACATCTCCTGGCCTTATGTTGTAGGTGCTGATTCTACAGACGTATTGGTTCAGGGGTGGATCCGCTTTGCTCATCTGATTTTCGGATTTGTGTTATGTGCGGTAACGCTGGCACGGGCCTATCTGTTCTTCTTTAGCAAAAGCGACATTGAAAGACGGTCTTTCAAGGACGTGATGAGCTTTAGAAGCTGGATAGCTCAAATCAAGTCCTATTTATGGATGGGCCATCTGGATAAAGCCGGGATATACGGACCTTTGCAGTTTATGACCTATTTTGCGATTTCCATCGTAGCTGCTTTGATCTGTGTTACTGGACTGATATTGTATGCCAACGTTTATCACGAAGGTTTAGGTGGTGCGCTTTGGAGCACTGCATCCTGGCTGACTGAAGCATTGGGTGGCCTGGCCATGGTGCGTATTTGGCACCACTATATGACGTGGGTATTCATTATCTTCGTGGTGATTCACGTGTACATGGCAGTATGGTACGGCATTCGCTTCAAGCACAATGCTGTTGATGCGATAGTATCAGGATACGATTACCGTCCAGAAAAACACTAG
- the hyaB gene encoding nickel-dependent hydrogenase large subunit: protein MNQRVVIDPITRIEGHLRIEVEVDENNVVKKAWSASTLWRGIEVILKGRTPMDVGLIVQRICGVCTYSHYRCGTEAVENALGIKIPLNARYLRSLMHTSLFMHDHVVHFYHLHGMDWVDVVSALSADPAKAAQVALKYTDAPIAAGEGELRAVQERVKGFVATGKLGPFANAYWGNGTYKFTPEQNLIALSHYLKALEIQRIAAEMLAIFGGKQPHPQSLVVGGVTSVRDMLSPARLQEWKQKHDIVADFIERGYKADVIMAAEAFGGEASVLGGVNVPNFLATNDFATADGEYIFQQGVIMNGDLKNVTDINPDLIAEDVTHAWYKADKPQHPYDGTTIPDYTGMVERDTVYGKLPTLDGDNKYSWVKSPRYNGEPVEVGPLSCLLVNYAKGNKVVVEAVDGLLKRTGLPIQALFTTLGRTAARMLQTSIVAQEGVKTFNALLTNMLSDESTYVKPVVDPNKEYVGHGMIEAPRGMLSHWIRIKGGLVENYQAVVPTTWNAGPVDANGKVGPYEASLVGLKLEDPTKPLEVIRIIHSFDPCMACAVHVMDYKGQSLGEFRVDANSL, encoded by the coding sequence ATGAACCAACGTGTCGTTATCGATCCCATTACCCGTATTGAGGGTCACCTCCGCATTGAGGTGGAAGTGGATGAAAACAATGTAGTTAAAAAAGCCTGGTCAGCCTCCACACTGTGGCGCGGTATCGAAGTGATCCTGAAAGGCCGGACCCCAATGGATGTAGGTTTGATCGTGCAACGTATCTGCGGTGTATGTACCTATTCCCATTACCGCTGTGGTACTGAAGCAGTAGAAAATGCCTTGGGGATCAAAATCCCATTAAATGCCCGTTATCTGCGTTCATTGATGCACACTTCTCTCTTCATGCATGACCACGTCGTACATTTCTATCACCTGCATGGGATGGATTGGGTAGACGTAGTATCCGCATTGAGCGCCGATCCAGCAAAAGCAGCGCAAGTTGCACTGAAATACACTGACGCTCCAATTGCGGCGGGTGAAGGTGAGCTGCGTGCAGTGCAAGAGCGTGTGAAAGGTTTTGTCGCAACCGGTAAACTTGGCCCATTCGCTAATGCTTACTGGGGCAATGGTACTTATAAGTTCACTCCCGAGCAGAACCTGATCGCCCTGTCTCACTACCTGAAAGCATTGGAAATTCAGCGTATTGCCGCAGAAATGCTGGCGATCTTCGGTGGTAAACAACCGCATCCACAATCATTGGTTGTAGGCGGTGTTACTTCCGTACGCGATATGCTGAGCCCTGCCCGTCTGCAGGAATGGAAACAGAAACACGATATCGTGGCTGATTTCATTGAACGTGGGTATAAAGCTGACGTTATTATGGCCGCCGAAGCCTTCGGTGGTGAAGCGTCGGTTTTAGGTGGCGTTAACGTACCAAACTTCCTGGCAACCAACGATTTTGCGACTGCTGATGGCGAGTACATCTTCCAGCAGGGTGTCATCATGAACGGTGACCTGAAGAATGTTACCGATATCAATCCGGACCTGATCGCAGAAGACGTCACCCATGCTTGGTATAAAGCGGATAAACCACAGCATCCTTACGATGGCACAACAATCCCTGATTACACCGGCATGGTTGAACGTGACACCGTATATGGCAAGCTGCCAACACTGGATGGCGACAACAAATATAGCTGGGTGAAGTCACCACGTTACAATGGCGAACCAGTTGAAGTAGGTCCATTGTCCTGCTTGTTGGTGAACTATGCCAAAGGCAATAAAGTGGTAGTTGAAGCTGTTGATGGTCTGCTGAAACGCACTGGCCTGCCAATTCAAGCATTGTTTACTACCTTGGGCCGTACTGCAGCACGTATGCTACAGACTTCTATCGTAGCCCAGGAAGGTGTTAAGACCTTCAATGCTTTGCTGACTAACATGCTGAGTGACGAATCCACTTACGTAAAACCTGTTGTTGACCCTAACAAAGAATACGTAGGTCACGGCATGATTGAAGCGCCTCGCGGCATGTTGAGCCACTGGATCCGCATTAAAGGCGGTCTGGTAGAAAACTATCAGGCAGTAGTTCCAACCACTTGGAACGCCGGTCCTGTTGATGCCAATGGCAAAGTCGGTCCGTACGAAGCATCACTGGTGGGTCTGAAACTGGAAGACCCAACTAAACCGCTGGAAGTCATCCGTATTATCCACTCATTTGACCCATGTATGGCCTGTGCTGTACATGTGATGGATTACAAAGGTCAATCACTGGGTGAATTTCGCGTTGACGCTAACAGCCTGTAA
- the hyaA gene encoding hydrogenase small subunit — protein MDTHSALYEQGRKRLEELRQLPPRQEKSLQERMLELGISRRDFMKWSASVTALLALPLPFSNLVAEAAELADRVPLIWLHLAECTGCSESLVRADTPNLDSLIFDHISLEYHETLMAAAGWQAEENLEHALEAYKGKYLLAVEGGVPTANNGAFLTVGCKGHTGLQIVKEAAEGAAAIISVGTCASFGGIQAAAPNPTGAKGVYEVVDKAVVNLGGCPPSEKNIVGTLMYFIMFGRLPALDMYNRPKWAYGARVHDNCERRGRFDSGEFVEQFGDEGAKQGYCLYKVGCKGPYTYNNCPTERFNHHVSWPVLAGHGCMGCSEPNFWDDMADFEKPLGRQLLHGLDATADTIGAVILGATVVGIGAHAVASLFAGSSKED, from the coding sequence ATGGACACACATTCAGCCCTCTATGAACAGGGACGGAAACGGTTGGAGGAACTGCGCCAACTTCCCCCCCGTCAGGAAAAATCACTGCAGGAACGCATGTTGGAACTCGGGATCTCCCGTCGTGACTTCATGAAGTGGAGCGCTTCAGTTACTGCATTGCTGGCATTACCACTGCCATTCAGCAATCTGGTTGCAGAAGCTGCTGAGCTGGCTGACCGGGTACCACTGATTTGGTTGCACCTGGCCGAATGTACCGGCTGTTCCGAGTCTCTGGTTCGGGCCGATACCCCTAATCTCGATTCACTGATCTTTGATCATATTTCTCTGGAATATCATGAAACCCTGATGGCCGCTGCTGGCTGGCAGGCAGAAGAAAATCTGGAACACGCGCTGGAAGCTTACAAAGGTAAGTATCTGCTGGCAGTTGAAGGCGGTGTGCCTACTGCTAACAACGGTGCATTTTTGACTGTTGGCTGTAAAGGCCACACTGGTCTGCAAATTGTTAAAGAAGCTGCTGAAGGTGCTGCAGCCATCATTTCGGTTGGTACTTGTGCTTCCTTCGGTGGTATTCAGGCTGCTGCGCCTAACCCAACCGGCGCCAAAGGCGTCTACGAAGTGGTAGATAAAGCCGTAGTTAACTTAGGTGGCTGCCCACCAAGTGAAAAAAATATTGTTGGTACATTGATGTACTTCATCATGTTCGGTCGCTTGCCCGCACTGGATATGTATAACCGTCCGAAATGGGCCTATGGTGCACGTGTACACGATAACTGCGAACGTCGTGGTCGTTTTGACTCTGGTGAATTCGTTGAACAGTTTGGTGATGAAGGTGCTAAACAGGGCTATTGCCTGTACAAAGTGGGTTGTAAAGGCCCATACACCTATAACAACTGCCCCACTGAACGTTTCAACCATCATGTAAGCTGGCCAGTTTTGGCAGGTCATGGCTGCATGGGTTGCTCTGAACCCAACTTCTGGGACGATATGGCTGACTTTGAAAAACCTCTTGGCCGCCAGTTATTGCATGGTCTGGATGCCACCGCTGACACCATCGGTGCTGTTATTCTCGGTGCCACTGTCGTAGGTATCGGTGCCCACGCTGTCGCTAGTCTGTTTGCCGGTTCTTCCAAGGAGGACTAA
- a CDS encoding nickel-dependent hydrogenase large subunit — protein MNQRVVIDPITRIEGHLRIEVEVDEQNVIQKAWASSTLWRGIEVILKGRTPMDVGLLVQRICGVCTFSHYRCGTEAVEKALGVKIPLNAQYLRSLMMTALHYHDHIVHFYHLHALDWVDVVSALSADPAKAAQVAMKYSDKPLAAGEGDLRAVQERVQGFVNKGKLGPFANAYWGNKTYRFSPEQNLIALSHYLKALEVQRVAAEMMAIFGGKQPHPQSVVVGGMTSVRDLINPARLQEWQAKHDIVADFVERAYKADIIMAADAFGAEASVLGGVNVHNFICCDEFVGADGQHIFKQGVILNGDLKNVSDINPDLIAEDVTHSWYKAEKPQHPYDGTTIPEYTGFIERDTVYGKLPTVDGDNKYSWVKSPRYNSHPMEVGPLACLLVNYAKGNPLVVEAVDDFLKRTGLPLDALYTTLGRTAARMIQTSIVAKESNKIFDALVTNLKSDESLYRKPEIDPDKEYVGHAIIEAPRGMLSHWIRIKGGLVENYQAVVPTTWNAGPMDANGKIGPYEASLVGLKLEDPTKPLEVLRIIHSFDPCMACSVHMIDYKGQSLGEFRVGPTAC, from the coding sequence ATGAACCAACGTGTTGTTATTGATCCTATTACCCGTATTGAAGGCCATCTACGTATCGAAGTGGAGGTAGATGAGCAGAATGTGATCCAGAAAGCCTGGGCATCGTCTACCTTATGGCGTGGCATTGAAGTCATCCTGAAAGGTCGCACACCAATGGATGTCGGGTTGCTGGTACAGCGTATCTGTGGCGTCTGCACATTCTCTCATTATCGTTGTGGCACCGAAGCCGTTGAAAAAGCACTGGGCGTAAAGATCCCACTCAATGCGCAATATTTGCGGTCACTGATGATGACCGCGTTACATTACCACGACCATATCGTGCATTTTTATCACCTGCACGCGCTAGACTGGGTCGACGTTGTCTCAGCCTTGAGTGCCGATCCGGCCAAAGCTGCCCAAGTCGCGATGAAATATAGCGACAAACCATTGGCAGCCGGTGAAGGTGATCTTCGTGCTGTGCAGGAACGCGTCCAGGGGTTTGTTAATAAGGGAAAACTTGGGCCGTTTGCCAATGCCTATTGGGGCAACAAGACTTACCGATTCTCGCCAGAGCAGAACCTCATCGCCCTGTCGCATTATCTAAAAGCTCTGGAAGTACAGCGGGTGGCCGCCGAAATGATGGCGATTTTCGGCGGAAAACAACCGCATCCCCAGTCCGTCGTAGTTGGGGGGATGACGTCCGTACGCGATCTGATCAACCCGGCCCGGTTACAGGAGTGGCAAGCCAAACATGACATTGTGGCTGACTTTGTAGAACGTGCGTATAAAGCCGACATCATCATGGCGGCGGATGCCTTTGGTGCCGAAGCCTCTGTGCTCGGTGGCGTCAATGTCCATAACTTTATCTGCTGTGATGAATTTGTTGGCGCTGACGGTCAACATATCTTTAAACAGGGCGTGATCCTGAATGGCGATCTGAAAAACGTCAGCGATATCAATCCGGACCTCATTGCTGAAGATGTCACCCACTCTTGGTATAAAGCAGAAAAGCCACAACATCCTTATGATGGCACCACGATTCCTGAATATACCGGTTTCATCGAACGCGATACCGTTTACGGTAAATTGCCTACTGTTGATGGCGATAACAAATACAGCTGGGTGAAATCGCCGCGTTACAACAGTCACCCGATGGAAGTTGGCCCGCTAGCATGTTTACTCGTGAACTACGCCAAGGGGAATCCACTGGTCGTCGAAGCCGTCGATGATTTTCTCAAACGTACCGGATTGCCACTCGATGCGTTATATACCACTCTCGGTCGCACTGCTGCGCGCATGATTCAAACGTCCATCGTTGCCAAGGAAAGTAATAAAATCTTCGATGCGCTGGTAACTAACCTGAAAAGCGATGAATCGCTGTACCGCAAGCCTGAAATCGACCCGGATAAAGAATATGTGGGCCACGCTATTATTGAGGCGCCTCGCGGTATGCTGAGTCACTGGATAAGAATCAAAGGCGGCTTAGTGGAAAACTATCAGGCGGTGGTTCCTACGACCTGGAACGCCGGGCCAATGGATGCCAACGGTAAGATTGGTCCCTATGAAGCCTCATTAGTAGGACTAAAGCTGGAAGATCCAACTAAGCCCCTAGAGGTTCTGCGAATTATTCACTCTTTCGATCCTTGTATGGCTTGCTCCGTACATATGATTGATTACAAAGGTCAGTCATTGGGTGAATTCCGCGTAGGCCCCACAGCCTGTTAA
- the hyaA gene encoding hydrogenase small subunit, which produces MDTHSALYQQGRERLAALRQLPPRQDQSLLERMQEYGISRRDFMKWSASVTALLALPLPFSNLVAEAAELADRVPLVWLHMAECTGCSESLTRADTPDLDTLIFDHISLEYHETLMAAAGWQADENLEHALEHYKGNYLLAIEGAVPTANNGAFLTVGCKGHTGLQSVREAAEGAAAIISVGTCASFGGVQAAAPNPTGAKGVHEVIDRTVINLGGCPPSEKNIVGTLMYFVMFGRLPALDMYNRPKWAYGARVHDNCERRGHFDSGEFVEQFSDDNAKNGYCLYKMGCKGPYTYNNCPTERFNSHTSWPVLAGHGCIGCSEPNFWDDMADFEKPLGRQLLHGLDATADTVGAVILGAAAIGIGAHAVASLFAGSKEE; this is translated from the coding sequence ATGGATACTCATTCAGCTCTTTATCAACAGGGACGGGAGCGGCTGGCCGCTTTGCGCCAATTACCGCCACGCCAAGATCAATCTTTGCTAGAACGCATGCAGGAATATGGTATTAGTCGCCGTGACTTTATGAAGTGGAGTGCCTCTGTCACTGCCCTTCTGGCCTTACCCTTACCCTTTAGCAACCTTGTGGCAGAAGCTGCAGAACTCGCAGACAGAGTGCCACTGGTTTGGTTACACATGGCGGAATGTACCGGTTGTTCCGAATCCCTTACCCGTGCTGATACCCCGGACCTTGACACCCTAATTTTCGACCACATTTCGCTGGAATATCATGAAACGCTGATGGCAGCGGCCGGTTGGCAAGCCGACGAGAACCTGGAACACGCATTAGAACATTATAAAGGCAATTACCTGCTCGCGATTGAAGGCGCCGTGCCTACAGCAAACAATGGCGCATTTTTAACCGTTGGTTGTAAAGGCCACACCGGCTTGCAATCTGTGCGTGAAGCCGCAGAAGGCGCGGCGGCCATCATTTCGGTTGGCACCTGTGCTTCATTCGGTGGGGTTCAGGCCGCAGCGCCTAACCCTACTGGTGCTAAGGGCGTCCATGAAGTGATTGATAGAACGGTTATCAATCTGGGGGGCTGTCCTCCGAGTGAAAAGAACATTGTTGGTACGCTGATGTACTTTGTTATGTTTGGCCGCTTGCCAGCACTGGACATGTATAACCGGCCGAAATGGGCCTACGGCGCTCGTGTTCATGATAACTGCGAACGCCGTGGTCACTTTGATTCTGGCGAGTTTGTTGAACAATTCAGTGACGATAACGCCAAGAATGGCTATTGCCTCTATAAAATGGGCTGTAAAGGTCCCTACACCTATAACAATTGCCCTACCGAACGGTTCAACAGCCACACCAGCTGGCCGGTACTGGCGGGTCACGGCTGTATTGGCTGCTCTGAACCGAACTTCTGGGATGATATGGCGGATTTTGAAAAACCTCTTGGCCGTCAATTACTGCATGGGCTTGATGCCACCGCCGATACCGTCGGTGCAGTGATTCTTGGCGCCGCTGCTATTGGCATTGGTGCGCATGCGGTTGCCAGTCTGTTTGCCGGTTCCAAGGAGGAGTAA
- a CDS encoding response regulator, protein MRILLIEDNDLLAQGIMLSLGKLDIQVDHVTTVKQAEAAIHNEAISAIVLDLGLPDGNGRSLLQQWRQRGIDIPTIVLTANTDFDTKLACLDLGADDYLAKPFDVRELVARLKAIVRRHHGLNQNLLVVGALTMDLNVHEVSFRGEPVNLSRREFQLLLELAQSNGRVLTRGQLEQLTYGWDEVGSNSIEVHIHHLRRKTSPELIKTVRGIGYTLAEVE, encoded by the coding sequence ATGCGCATACTTTTAATTGAAGATAATGATCTTCTGGCTCAGGGCATAATGCTCAGCCTCGGCAAACTGGATATTCAGGTCGATCACGTTACCACCGTGAAACAGGCTGAGGCTGCAATTCATAATGAAGCCATTAGTGCCATTGTATTAGATTTGGGCTTACCTGATGGCAATGGTCGTAGTTTATTGCAGCAGTGGCGTCAACGCGGCATCGACATTCCGACTATTGTGCTGACGGCTAACACCGATTTTGATACTAAGCTTGCTTGTCTGGATCTCGGCGCGGATGACTATCTTGCCAAACCGTTTGATGTCAGGGAACTCGTTGCCAGATTAAAAGCCATTGTGCGCCGTCACCATGGACTGAATCAGAATTTGCTGGTGGTAGGGGCGCTCACCATGGATTTGAATGTGCATGAGGTTAGTTTTCGTGGCGAGCCGGTGAACTTATCACGGCGGGAATTTCAGCTATTGCTGGAGTTAGCGCAATCCAACGGGCGAGTGCTTACCCGCGGTCAATTGGAACAGCTCACCTATGGTTGGGACGAAGTCGGCAGCAATTCCATTGAAGTGCATATTCATCACTTGCGTCGCAAAACCTCACCTGAATTGATTAAAACGGTGCGTGGCATTGGTTACACGCTTGCAGAAGTGGAGTAA
- a CDS encoding HyaD/HybD family hydrogenase maturation endopeptidase yields MKLLLLGIGNVLYADEGIGVHFVNYIHENYHFSHPEHELVMLDGGTLAQGLTPIISQYDSLIVVDTINAAGCGPGEVYFFDFDQAPPEVDWQGSAHEVEMLQTLTMMEMLGDRPHTMVLGVTPTVIEPMTLGLTERIAAAVPLMEKTLINHLESLGWQTERISHTDIADLIPQSYKPRLSMGDRTSGHAPRRQETQDTD; encoded by the coding sequence ATGAAACTACTGTTATTGGGAATTGGCAATGTACTGTACGCCGATGAGGGTATCGGCGTACATTTTGTCAATTATATTCATGAGAACTACCATTTCTCTCATCCCGAACATGAGCTGGTTATGCTTGATGGCGGTACCTTAGCCCAAGGCCTCACACCTATCATCAGTCAATATGATTCATTGATAGTAGTGGACACCATCAATGCCGCTGGTTGTGGTCCGGGCGAAGTTTACTTTTTTGATTTTGATCAGGCTCCGCCTGAAGTTGACTGGCAAGGCAGCGCCCATGAAGTGGAGATGCTGCAAACACTAACAATGATGGAAATGCTGGGCGACCGTCCACACACTATGGTGCTTGGCGTTACCCCTACCGTTATTGAACCCATGACTCTGGGATTGACCGAGCGTATTGCCGCCGCCGTACCTTTGATGGAAAAAACTCTCATCAACCATCTTGAATCTCTGGGATGGCAAACTGAGCGTATTTCCCATACCGACATCGCTGATCTTATCCCGCAATCCTACAAACCCCGTCTGTCCATGGGCGACAGAACCAGCGGCCACGCCCCGCGCCGACAGGAAACGCAGGACACCGATTAA
- a CDS encoding NiFe hydrogenase, giving the protein MKLLRFEFDCSKQVPWYGYLCNQYLNYQKLNLTVGLLAIRHQANEHLEQQKKPVVTWRYLLEAEGEQAELECLAEQVAADFLLSVHLLDSRMLLATDRQGDKKPIEVSAANVPFCQHCQPRFGDNQHGEFANLVVACDHCHGEQAILTLDTVAALQRQDLQQLAVRLLEGETLFLDDVSGKLVLSRQPIGQGRQQMLVCNPNNLNSLFQVTDNEVLALSSIEKPLLRLQPVTDSKLAAPLYEVGFAASRLQLVLAEYLRVKGIDAIYCHREHQQAVFAHTLGIDVPVAVSTVQLDNLLLGQALPETLHESARFGAYVAKATGKRKQQQLVASLANDDADVWDSTDATSAAQCALLGIAAEVGSASNLGMLYFSDRYVSQLMTSNDDGDIKCFMQVPELPATGADIISQLQSSPQQDVFAKFTEQYPALYQRLQKLDLSGCSKQSLKSLWIVAAVIIGIEADSNEQLADAFVAAAMSNTSANSPRIDYPLISGEYATFDWCKTFGTLISFRLAGDDDAAKLAFAMNDSLADFIANWIERLDLNTGIRRVYLAGSSFANPVLGRRIALRLGKNFPLGVSQMQDLDGALLATGALYLRQRRR; this is encoded by the coding sequence ATGAAATTGCTGAGATTCGAGTTTGACTGTTCTAAACAGGTACCTTGGTATGGTTACTTATGCAATCAATACCTTAATTACCAGAAGCTGAATTTAACAGTGGGTTTGTTGGCCATTCGCCACCAGGCCAATGAACATTTGGAACAACAGAAAAAACCGGTTGTGACCTGGCGCTATCTGCTGGAAGCAGAAGGTGAACAGGCGGAACTAGAATGCTTGGCAGAACAAGTTGCTGCTGACTTTCTGCTGAGTGTCCATTTGCTGGACTCTCGTATGTTGCTGGCGACAGACCGTCAGGGTGATAAAAAGCCGATTGAGGTCAGTGCTGCGAACGTGCCCTTCTGCCAGCATTGTCAGCCACGTTTTGGTGACAACCAACATGGGGAGTTTGCCAATCTGGTAGTTGCCTGTGACCACTGTCATGGCGAACAAGCGATATTAACCCTGGACACAGTTGCTGCATTGCAACGACAGGATTTACAGCAGTTGGCGGTAAGACTGCTGGAAGGTGAAACCCTGTTCCTTGACGATGTGTCCGGTAAACTGGTACTGAGCCGGCAGCCTATTGGTCAGGGACGGCAGCAAATGCTGGTATGTAACCCTAATAATCTCAATAGTCTGTTTCAAGTGACTGACAACGAGGTGCTGGCATTATCTTCCATTGAAAAGCCACTATTGCGGCTGCAACCGGTGACTGACAGTAAATTAGCCGCGCCATTATATGAAGTCGGTTTTGCCGCCTCACGTCTGCAGCTGGTGCTGGCTGAATATCTGCGTGTTAAAGGGATTGATGCCATCTATTGTCATCGGGAACATCAGCAGGCGGTATTTGCCCATACGCTAGGCATAGATGTGCCAGTCGCTGTTTCAACAGTGCAATTAGATAACCTATTGCTCGGTCAAGCACTACCAGAAACCCTGCATGAAAGTGCTCGATTTGGTGCATACGTTGCTAAAGCAACGGGTAAACGCAAACAACAACAGCTTGTTGCATCACTGGCTAATGATGATGCAGACGTCTGGGATTCCACCGACGCCACGAGTGCCGCGCAATGTGCACTGTTGGGTATTGCGGCGGAAGTTGGCAGTGCCAGCAATCTCGGTATGCTGTATTTCAGCGATCGTTATGTCAGTCAGTTAATGACATCGAATGACGATGGCGATATCAAATGCTTTATGCAAGTACCAGAACTGCCCGCAACAGGTGCCGATATCATCAGCCAACTGCAATCTAGCCCACAACAAGATGTGTTTGCTAAATTCACCGAGCAATATCCGGCACTGTATCAACGACTACAAAAGTTGGACCTCAGCGGTTGTTCAAAGCAGAGTTTGAAATCTTTGTGGATAGTTGCTGCGGTAATCATCGGTATTGAGGCTGATAGCAACGAACAGCTTGCCGATGCCTTTGTGGCTGCCGCCATGAGCAACACCAGTGCGAATTCTCCTCGTATCGATTACCCATTGATTTCAGGTGAATACGCAACTTTTGATTGGTGTAAAACCTTCGGCACACTCATTAGCTTCCGGCTTGCTGGCGACGATGATGCGGCCAAGTTGGCCTTCGCCATGAATGATTCACTGGCAGATTTTATCGCTAACTGGATTGAACGGTTGGATCTTAATACCGGCATCCGTCGTGTCTATCTGGCCGGCAGTAGCTTTGCCAATCCGGTGCTTGGCCGCCGTATTGCGTTGCGCCTGGGCAAGAATTTCCCGCTCGGCGTCAGCCAGATGCAGGATCTTGATGGTGCATTGCTAGCTACCGGTGCGCTTTACTTGCGCCAACGCCGGAGATAA